One Desulfosoma caldarium DNA segment encodes these proteins:
- a CDS encoding ABC transporter substrate-binding protein, with protein sequence MGRKRWLSFVAGLCGVAFALAAPALAKDTIKIGVYLPMTGAVAAYGQMEWDGIQIANEIKPTVLGKKIELVLVDTKSDKIEAANAVSRLVEKEKVVGILGEAISGNTMAGNPISEAAKIVSVSPTATNPLVTQGKRYAFRACFIDPFQGEVAARFAVNELKAKTAAVIIDIAQDYCVGLANFFVKEFVKLGGKVVSTTYIQTGDQDFSAQLSSVQATNPDIIYAPNYYTEDALMAKQARDLGINVPILTGDGAQADELIKIGGEAVEEMYFTAHFNKEAASTELAKEYIKRFEAKKGKEADAFGALGADAYFLLVEAIEKAGSTDGDKIREAMVAIKNFPAVSGLISMQEDGNPIKSMVINKVKDGKFVYVTTVNP encoded by the coding sequence ATGGGACGCAAGAGATGGTTGAGTTTTGTGGCAGGGCTGTGCGGCGTGGCTTTTGCCTTGGCGGCACCAGCGTTGGCTAAGGACACCATCAAGATTGGAGTCTATCTGCCCATGACCGGAGCGGTCGCGGCCTACGGTCAGATGGAATGGGATGGCATTCAGATTGCCAATGAAATCAAGCCGACGGTTTTGGGCAAAAAGATTGAGCTTGTCCTTGTGGATACTAAAAGTGACAAGATCGAAGCGGCCAATGCGGTGAGCCGTCTAGTGGAAAAGGAAAAGGTGGTGGGCATTCTCGGTGAGGCCATCAGCGGCAACACCATGGCAGGCAACCCCATTTCCGAAGCCGCCAAGATCGTTTCAGTGAGCCCGACGGCAACCAACCCGCTGGTAACGCAAGGCAAGCGGTATGCCTTTCGTGCGTGCTTCATCGATCCCTTTCAGGGTGAAGTGGCTGCCCGTTTCGCGGTTAACGAACTGAAGGCTAAGACGGCTGCCGTCATCATCGACATTGCCCAGGACTACTGTGTGGGGCTGGCCAACTTCTTCGTCAAGGAATTCGTCAAGCTGGGCGGCAAAGTGGTGTCCACCACCTATATTCAGACGGGTGATCAGGACTTCTCGGCCCAGCTCTCTTCCGTGCAGGCGACTAACCCAGATATCATCTATGCTCCTAACTACTATACGGAAGATGCCCTCATGGCCAAGCAGGCTCGGGATCTTGGCATCAATGTGCCCATCCTCACCGGTGATGGGGCTCAGGCGGATGAGTTGATCAAGATCGGTGGAGAAGCTGTGGAAGAAATGTACTTTACCGCCCATTTCAACAAGGAGGCGGCCTCCACGGAACTGGCCAAGGAATACATCAAGCGCTTTGAAGCCAAAAAAGGCAAAGAAGCGGACGCCTTTGGCGCTTTGGGTGCCGACGCTTACTTCCTGCTCGTGGAAGCCATCGAAAAGGCAGGTTCCACCGACGGCGACAAGATTCGCGAGGCCATGGTGGCCATCAAGAATTTTCCTGCAGTTTCGGGGCTCATCAGCATGCAGGAGGACGGCAATCCCATCAAGAGCATGGTCATTAACAAGGTCAAGGACGGCAAGTTCGTTTACGTAACCACGGTCAACCCGTAG
- a CDS encoding ABC transporter ATP-binding protein gives MLEVKDLHVYYNGIHALKGIHLKVPQGKIVTLIGANGAGKTTTLRAISGLVRPKQGSITFVDRELTRLPTYKIIRLGIGVAPEGRKVFPNLTVLENLELGAYNRPAREFRKDLEWIFTLFPRLQERSKQLAGTLSGGEQQMLALGRALMSRPSLVLLDEPSLGLAPLVVEEVFQTIQTINGQGATVLLVEQNAMAALHVAHYAYVLETGRITLEGTGQDLLADERVRKAYLGEG, from the coding sequence ATGCTTGAAGTGAAGGATTTGCATGTCTACTACAACGGCATTCATGCCCTGAAAGGCATTCACCTGAAGGTGCCCCAAGGGAAGATTGTGACCCTCATTGGAGCCAACGGCGCGGGCAAGACCACGACCCTTCGAGCCATATCGGGCCTCGTGCGCCCCAAGCAAGGCAGTATCACATTTGTCGACCGCGAGCTCACAAGGCTGCCCACCTATAAGATCATTCGGCTCGGCATCGGCGTGGCGCCCGAAGGGCGAAAGGTTTTTCCCAACCTGACGGTTTTAGAAAACCTGGAACTGGGTGCCTACAATCGCCCGGCCCGAGAATTTCGCAAAGATCTCGAATGGATTTTTACCCTTTTTCCTCGCCTTCAGGAACGGTCCAAGCAGCTTGCCGGCACGTTGAGCGGTGGGGAGCAGCAGATGCTGGCCCTGGGCCGAGCGCTCATGAGCCGCCCCAGTCTGGTGCTCCTGGACGAGCCGTCCCTGGGGCTGGCGCCCCTGGTAGTGGAAGAGGTTTTCCAAACCATTCAAACCATCAACGGGCAAGGGGCCACCGTCTTGCTCGTAGAACAAAACGCCATGGCCGCGTTGCACGTGGCGCACTATGCCTATGTGCTGGAAACCGGCCGCATCACGTTGGAGGGTACGGGTCAGGACCTATTGGCGGACGAACGCGTTCGCAAGGCCTATCTTGGCGAGGGGTGA
- a CDS encoding replication-associated recombination protein A, with protein sequence MSKTPSKPEPLSAKSVMAPLADRLRPRRLDEFVGQRHLLGEGKILHRLLSQSLYQSLILWGPSGCGKTTLAHLIALHTEGHFMALSAVTAGTKEIRQAVEEARRVWASARKRSWLFMDEIHRLNKAQQDVLLPHVEKGALYLLGATTENPSFEIIRPLLSRCHVLILEPLSEDDLAQVIVRALSDSERGLGLLRPMLTEDALKLLVQAAGGDARVALNLLETVVLSTPPQADGVRRVEASAVLDVMERPAHYDKSGEEHYNLISAFHKSLRGGDPDAALYWMARMLQAGEDPLYIGRRLVVAASEDVGLADPFALVLAMNAVRAFELLGSPEGELHLAQAVVYVSLAPKSNSVYKALRSARECARKTPYDPVPFHLRNAPTALLKELGYGKGYRYPHDDPQGWVPEVYMPETVKGSVFFEPSVRGWEGKWKEALERRRALVKKQKS encoded by the coding sequence TTGTCCAAAACGCCTTCAAAACCTGAACCTTTGAGCGCAAAGTCTGTGATGGCGCCGCTGGCGGATCGCCTGCGTCCGCGCCGCCTGGATGAATTTGTAGGCCAGCGGCACCTTTTGGGAGAAGGCAAGATTCTCCATCGCCTGTTGAGCCAATCCCTCTATCAGTCGCTCATTCTCTGGGGCCCTTCGGGCTGCGGCAAGACAACGCTGGCGCACCTCATTGCCCTTCACACGGAAGGGCATTTCATGGCCCTTTCGGCCGTCACGGCGGGCACCAAGGAGATTCGTCAAGCCGTTGAAGAAGCGCGCCGCGTATGGGCTTCGGCCCGCAAGCGATCCTGGCTCTTCATGGATGAAATTCATCGACTGAACAAAGCACAGCAAGACGTTCTTTTGCCCCATGTGGAAAAAGGAGCACTTTATCTTCTTGGGGCTACCACGGAAAACCCTTCCTTTGAGATCATTCGTCCCCTGCTCAGCCGCTGCCATGTTCTGATTCTGGAACCCTTGTCCGAGGACGATCTTGCCCAAGTCATCGTGCGAGCCCTGAGCGATTCGGAGCGTGGCCTGGGGTTGCTGCGCCCTATGCTCACGGAGGATGCATTGAAACTTCTGGTGCAGGCGGCTGGAGGTGACGCGCGCGTGGCTTTGAACCTATTGGAAACAGTTGTTTTGAGCACGCCTCCTCAGGCAGATGGCGTACGCCGCGTGGAGGCTTCTGCCGTGCTGGATGTCATGGAACGGCCTGCCCATTACGACAAGAGCGGAGAAGAGCACTACAATCTCATTTCAGCCTTTCACAAGAGTCTGCGAGGGGGCGATCCGGACGCGGCGCTCTATTGGATGGCCCGCATGCTTCAAGCCGGAGAAGATCCCCTCTACATCGGCCGGCGGCTGGTGGTGGCCGCGTCCGAAGACGTGGGGCTTGCCGACCCCTTTGCCTTGGTGTTGGCCATGAACGCCGTTCGCGCCTTTGAATTGCTGGGAAGCCCGGAAGGGGAACTGCACCTGGCTCAGGCTGTGGTGTATGTGAGCCTTGCGCCGAAAAGCAACAGCGTCTACAAAGCCTTGAGATCGGCTCGAGAATGCGCGCGCAAGACGCCCTATGATCCTGTGCCCTTCCATCTGAGAAATGCTCCCACGGCGCTTTTGAAGGAATTGGGATACGGCAAAGGGTACCGGTACCCCCATGACGACCCTCAAGGATGGGTTCCGGAAGTTTACATGCCCGAGACTGTGAAAGGCAGCGTGTTCTTTGAACCCAGCGTGCGGGGTTGGGAAGGCAAGTGGAAAGAGGCGCTGGAGCGGCGTCGCGCCTTGGTGAAGAAGCAAAAAAGCTGA
- a CDS encoding branched-chain amino acid ABC transporter permease: MNTSRRNKICNLLLLVVLGLILYIFEKYGSEYQIRILNNMAIFITLAVSYNLVNGFCGLLHLGPNAFITIGAYTSALLTMSPAEKQMSFIIEPLIWPLSVVQVPFAVSLIAAGITATVFAFVISFPVFRVRGDYLAIVTLGFGEVVRVLCNAMQSVTNGPLGLKGLTPYTTLWWSWGVAVITVVVITKLVHSSYGRAIKAIREDETAAKAMGVDPFKHLLLAFLISSFFSGVAGGLLAHLITTISPTLFTFFLTFNLLIIIVVGGLGSISGSIIAAMLFAWGGEALRVVESPMNFGFFTIPGIPGMRMVLFSIILMVVIVFARRGIMGRSELSWDRFFAVLRLQTKS; encoded by the coding sequence ATGAACACATCCAGACGGAATAAGATCTGTAACCTCTTGTTGTTGGTAGTTCTGGGCCTAATTCTTTACATTTTTGAAAAATACGGGTCAGAGTACCAAATCCGCATCCTCAACAATATGGCCATCTTCATCACCCTGGCGGTGAGTTACAACCTGGTGAATGGCTTTTGCGGACTCTTGCATTTGGGTCCCAACGCCTTTATCACCATCGGTGCGTACACGTCCGCCTTGCTAACCATGTCCCCGGCTGAAAAGCAGATGAGTTTCATCATTGAACCGCTCATTTGGCCCCTTAGCGTTGTTCAGGTCCCCTTTGCCGTTTCCTTGATCGCGGCGGGCATCACGGCCACAGTTTTTGCCTTTGTCATCAGTTTTCCTGTCTTTCGTGTACGCGGGGATTATCTGGCCATCGTGACCCTGGGTTTTGGTGAAGTGGTCCGTGTGCTGTGCAATGCCATGCAGAGTGTTACCAACGGACCGCTGGGCCTCAAGGGTCTCACTCCCTACACAACCCTGTGGTGGTCGTGGGGCGTGGCCGTCATCACGGTGGTGGTCATCACCAAGCTGGTTCACAGCAGTTATGGTCGCGCCATCAAAGCCATTCGCGAAGACGAAACGGCCGCTAAGGCCATGGGCGTGGATCCCTTCAAACACTTGCTTTTGGCTTTTTTGATCAGCTCGTTTTTTTCGGGGGTTGCCGGAGGGTTGCTGGCCCACCTCATCACCACCATCTCCCCGACCCTCTTCACCTTCTTTCTCACCTTTAATTTGCTCATCATTATCGTCGTGGGCGGATTAGGCAGTATTAGTGGCTCCATCATCGCGGCGATGCTGTTCGCCTGGGGCGGTGAGGCTCTGCGCGTCGTGGAAAGCCCGATGAATTTCGGGTTTTTTACCATTCCAGGCATTCCCGGCATGCGCATGGTTTTGTTCAGCATCATTCTTATGGTGGTCATTGTCTTTGCTCGTCGGGGCATCATGGGGCGAAGCGAATTGTCTTGGGACCGGTTTTTTGCGGTGCTTCGTCTGCAGACCAAGTCGTAG
- a CDS encoding branched-chain amino acid ABC transporter permease, with protein MTINIFLQQVINGISLGSLYALVAIGYTMVYGILRLINFAHGDLLMVAAYTAIYAVTLFSLPWQVSFPLVMVLTGLFGILLDRVAYKPLREAPRISLLISAIGASFLLENLAIVLIGGVPKSFPRPDVFAKVIDLWGLRVQVLTVYMPLLTMALLLGLLYIVHRTKVGKAMRAASKDFETTRLMGINLDRIIAVTFFLGSSLAAAGGMMWAMKYPQVNPFMGVIPGLKAFIAAVLGGIGNIVGAVVGGFILGLGEILIVALFPQMAQYRDAFAFTVLILVLLFRPTGIMGEPITDKT; from the coding sequence GTGACGATCAACATCTTCCTGCAGCAGGTCATCAACGGCATTTCCCTGGGAAGCCTTTATGCCCTGGTTGCCATCGGCTACACCATGGTCTATGGAATTCTTCGGCTGATCAATTTTGCCCACGGCGATCTGCTCATGGTGGCCGCTTATACGGCCATTTATGCGGTGACGCTTTTTAGTCTTCCATGGCAGGTGAGTTTTCCTCTGGTCATGGTCTTGACGGGTCTGTTTGGCATCCTACTGGACCGAGTGGCCTACAAACCTCTGCGAGAGGCACCCCGCATTTCCTTGCTCATCTCAGCCATCGGCGCCTCCTTTCTCCTGGAAAACCTAGCCATCGTTCTCATCGGCGGTGTGCCCAAGAGCTTTCCTCGTCCTGATGTCTTTGCCAAAGTGATCGATTTATGGGGGCTGCGCGTTCAGGTTCTGACCGTCTACATGCCCTTGTTAACGATGGCGCTCCTCTTGGGTCTTCTCTACATTGTTCATCGAACCAAGGTCGGCAAAGCCATGCGGGCCGCTTCCAAGGATTTTGAAACGACGCGCCTCATGGGCATCAATCTGGACCGTATCATTGCTGTCACGTTCTTTTTAGGTTCCAGCTTAGCTGCGGCGGGCGGCATGATGTGGGCCATGAAATATCCGCAGGTGAACCCTTTCATGGGGGTTATTCCCGGGCTCAAGGCCTTCATTGCCGCCGTGCTGGGGGGTATCGGCAACATTGTGGGTGCCGTGGTGGGAGGCTTCATACTGGGCTTGGGAGAAATCCTCATCGTGGCCCTATTCCCCCAAATGGCCCAGTATCGGGACGCTTTTGCTTTTACGGTCCTTATTCTTGTGCTGCTTTTTCGTCCGACAGGCATTATGGGTGAGCCCATTACGGACAAGACATGA
- a CDS encoding WxcM-like domain-containing protein, whose amino-acid sequence MKTTVHDGKFIDLPKIIDRQWAIMPIYGGVHLPFSIRRVYFLYDVPSGQHRGGHAHRKLQQLFVSVMGIFDMVLDDGLGRRRIHMDRAYCELYVPQMFERELENFSSKGIGLFLNSLCFDQSDDIRDGECFRWEKAL is encoded by the coding sequence GTGAAAACTACCGTTCACGACGGCAAATTCATCGATCTACCCAAAATCATTGATCGACAATGGGCGATCATGCCTATTTACGGCGGAGTTCACCTTCCGTTCAGCATCCGGCGCGTTTATTTCCTCTACGACGTTCCGAGTGGCCAACACCGCGGAGGCCATGCGCACCGAAAACTGCAGCAGCTTTTCGTGTCTGTCATGGGAATCTTTGACATGGTTCTGGACGACGGATTAGGACGGCGGCGCATTCACATGGACCGCGCCTATTGCGAACTTTACGTGCCCCAGATGTTTGAGAGGGAGCTGGAAAATTTTTCGTCGAAAGGCATCGGCCTCTTCTTGAATTCTCTTTGCTTTGACCAATCGGATGACATTCGTGACGGCGAATGCTTTCGCTGGGAAAAAGCCCTATGA
- a CDS encoding ABC transporter ATP-binding protein, which yields MNDFFRLDNLVMQFGGLTAVKDFSIVIEPGELVGLIGPNGAGKTTVFNMITGFLTPTAGRVLWNGKDITGAPPHVVTAQGIARTFQNIRLFADMSVLENVMVSFHHTLQSRFWKAMLGFPSHRKEEARIEKEARGFLEELHLGHLADEKAGALPYGQQRRLEIARALATRPKLLLLDEPAAGMNPQETMELAQLVRDIRSRYRLTIFLIEHDMKFVMGLCERIKVLDYGITIAEGTPAEIQRHPDVIKAYLGEPKHA from the coding sequence ATGAACGATTTCTTTCGGCTCGATAACCTGGTCATGCAATTCGGGGGTCTGACGGCCGTCAAGGACTTTTCCATCGTCATCGAACCCGGGGAACTGGTGGGCCTCATCGGACCCAACGGCGCAGGCAAGACCACGGTGTTCAACATGATCACCGGATTCCTGACGCCGACAGCGGGAAGGGTGCTGTGGAATGGAAAAGACATCACGGGCGCCCCGCCGCACGTGGTGACCGCACAGGGGATAGCCCGTACCTTTCAAAATATTCGCCTCTTTGCGGACATGAGTGTCCTGGAAAACGTCATGGTTTCTTTTCATCACACCCTCCAGTCGCGGTTCTGGAAGGCGATGCTGGGATTCCCTTCCCACCGAAAAGAAGAAGCGCGCATTGAAAAGGAAGCCCGCGGTTTTCTTGAAGAACTCCATTTAGGACATCTCGCCGACGAAAAGGCTGGCGCCCTACCCTACGGCCAACAGCGCCGTCTGGAAATCGCCCGCGCCTTAGCCACTCGACCCAAGCTGTTGTTGTTGGATGAGCCTGCTGCTGGCATGAATCCGCAAGAAACCATGGAGTTGGCTCAGCTGGTACGGGACATTCGAAGCCGGTATCGACTGACCATCTTTCTCATCGAGCACGACATGAAATTCGTCATGGGGTTGTGCGAACGCATCAAGGTGTTGGATTACGGTATCACCATCGCAGAAGGGACTCCCGCGGAAATCCAACGTCACCCGGATGTCATCAAGGCGTATCTTGGAGAGCCCAAGCATGCTTGA
- a CDS encoding CoA transferase, with translation MDQGKSYQERMKELFNVENLFGKRMPLEGVRVLEVCSVLLGPACCDYLAEFGAEVIKFEGQKGDQMRFVTPYAFFWKNMSPGLEIENHNKYWVGMHLGHPKAKELFLEMVKKADVVADNLTPGRMAEWGLSYKELREVNPRIIQLHVSGYGSWGPWTGRTSYDAVAQSMGALSSITGFEGRGPIKSGVWIADWITALMCAVAIMAALNYRERTGEGQFIDYMQVENVIRFLDWTWLYAYLTGKDRPRSGNRDLAVCPSDLFDCTDGWIALAAFDDASFKGLCQAMGRPELYQKFADPLERLKDENARELLQIIDAWTRTKKVEEVEALGAQYGFAASRVITAKDAYYRPHYRQRGTVQEYEDALYGPMVQQVYPPRMSETPSRILWGCRPLGFDNEYVLTKLLGLPHDEVEKLKAEKVIFQWNPDIPSHCPPPDWDGKSGLKLA, from the coding sequence ATGGACCAAGGCAAATCGTATCAGGAGCGCATGAAAGAACTGTTCAATGTGGAAAATCTCTTTGGCAAACGAATGCCCCTGGAGGGCGTACGGGTCCTTGAGGTCTGCTCCGTGTTGCTGGGCCCGGCGTGCTGCGATTACCTGGCCGAATTCGGAGCCGAGGTGATCAAGTTCGAGGGGCAAAAGGGCGACCAGATGCGCTTTGTGACGCCTTACGCCTTTTTCTGGAAAAATATGTCGCCCGGGCTGGAGATTGAAAACCACAACAAATACTGGGTGGGAATGCACTTGGGCCATCCCAAGGCCAAAGAACTTTTCTTGGAGATGGTCAAAAAGGCCGACGTGGTGGCGGACAACCTGACACCGGGCCGCATGGCGGAATGGGGCTTAAGCTATAAGGAACTAAGAGAAGTGAATCCGCGCATCATTCAGCTCCACGTGTCCGGCTATGGCAGCTGGGGACCGTGGACGGGGCGAACCAGCTATGATGCCGTGGCCCAAAGCATGGGCGCCCTTTCGTCCATTACGGGCTTTGAAGGCCGAGGACCCATCAAGTCGGGGGTTTGGATCGCCGACTGGATCACGGCCTTGATGTGCGCCGTGGCCATTATGGCCGCCTTGAACTATCGAGAGCGCACAGGAGAAGGCCAGTTCATCGACTACATGCAGGTAGAAAATGTCATTCGCTTTCTGGATTGGACCTGGCTCTACGCCTACCTTACAGGAAAGGATCGCCCTCGATCCGGCAACCGCGACCTGGCCGTGTGTCCGTCGGATCTTTTCGACTGCACCGACGGCTGGATCGCTTTGGCCGCCTTTGATGATGCCTCTTTCAAAGGTCTGTGCCAGGCCATGGGCCGTCCGGAACTGTACCAAAAATTCGCCGACCCGCTGGAGCGGCTTAAGGACGAAAACGCCCGAGAACTTTTGCAGATCATCGACGCCTGGACACGTACCAAGAAAGTCGAAGAAGTGGAAGCCCTGGGTGCCCAATACGGCTTTGCCGCATCGCGGGTCATCACGGCCAAAGACGCCTATTACCGCCCTCACTATCGCCAACGAGGCACCGTGCAAGAATACGAAGACGCCCTTTACGGGCCCATGGTTCAGCAAGTGTACCCGCCGCGCATGAGCGAAACACCCAGCCGGATTCTGTGGGGGTGTCGTCCTCTGGGGTTTGATAATGAGTACGTGCTGACCAAACTTCTCGGGCTTCCCCACGACGAAGTGGAAAAGCTCAAAGCGGAAAAGGTCATTTTCCAATGGAACCCGGACATACCCTCTCATTGTCCGCCGCCCGATTGGGATGGCAAGAGCGGACTGAAACTGGCCTAG
- a CDS encoding phosphoribosylanthranilate isomerase translates to MKPLTFREPIIQVAGILDLQECQTLVDLGVSWLGFPLRLTVHRQDVTEEEAAQIIASVPRYVTPVLITYEHRWREIHDLCRFLSVRAVQLHGPVAPEEVRRLKEVWPTLWVIKSVLVKPGVRAQECFQAVEPLLPFVDALITDTEDPDTGACGATGKTHDWSVSRWIVERCYRPVILAGGLTAENVADAIRTVRPAGVDAHTGLEDASGRKDPKKVAAFLREARAALANL, encoded by the coding sequence GTGAAGCCCTTAACTTTCCGTGAGCCCATTATTCAGGTGGCGGGAATTCTCGATCTTCAGGAATGCCAAACGCTCGTGGACCTCGGCGTTTCCTGGTTGGGCTTTCCCTTGCGACTCACCGTGCATCGCCAAGACGTAACGGAGGAAGAAGCCGCCCAAATCATCGCTTCTGTGCCCCGTTACGTAACCCCGGTTCTCATCACCTATGAACACCGATGGCGCGAGATCCACGATCTGTGCCGATTCCTGAGTGTTCGCGCCGTGCAGTTGCACGGCCCTGTCGCGCCCGAAGAAGTTCGCCGGCTGAAAGAAGTTTGGCCGACGCTTTGGGTGATCAAAAGTGTCCTCGTCAAGCCGGGGGTTCGTGCCCAGGAGTGCTTTCAAGCCGTGGAACCGCTTCTTCCGTTCGTGGATGCGCTGATCACAGATACGGAAGACCCCGATACGGGAGCCTGCGGCGCTACGGGAAAAACTCATGACTGGTCTGTGAGCCGATGGATTGTGGAGCGCTGTTATAGGCCGGTCATTCTGGCCGGAGGGCTCACGGCCGAAAATGTGGCCGACGCGATTCGAACCGTGCGCCCGGCGGGCGTAGACGCGCATACGGGACTAGAAGATGCCTCTGGAAGAAAAGACCCTAAAAAAGTGGCCGCTTTTCTTCGGGAAGCACGGGCCGCCTTAGCCAATCTCTAA
- a CDS encoding CoA transferase, with protein sequence MTDKKRGPSVYDDMFDDDALAAMLKEDKTIVGLAINEQYAKWAYCETNPKDTFRKPEALDDMVVLDVSYAHFGALYASSILAEFGAEVIRIEPPAGDLARKMTPYGIMVKDTGLAYLTEARNKFHITLNLESAEGQAMFRTLASKADVVIEGFKPGYMDRLGLGYEQLKALNPGLIYCGMHSMGHFGEDSEKFSNQPDYDIVAQARGVIMSVTGEPDLDPEVPPEYKRPLKSGNWMGWYVGGAWAAFGIQAAMLVKRRTGKGQFVDCSPPEGLLSISNYLMQYYHMSGNEMPRAGNYDYAVFPYTYVKCKDGYTFMSGFTDPNWAALCEIMNRPDLQKMFPTIKERLTPENQPKIQHEIEKFTENYTSEEILQMLTEYSRRPDKKGTVVTGRLETPTDVLTREHWRVRETFVRRKDPYYGELVIQNSSFKSMSRTPGRIKWICRPVGGDNEFIYQKYLGLGKGKLQQLKEKGII encoded by the coding sequence ATGACGGACAAGAAACGGGGACCTTCGGTTTATGATGATATGTTCGATGACGACGCCCTGGCGGCCATGCTCAAGGAAGACAAAACCATAGTGGGTCTTGCCATCAATGAACAGTATGCCAAATGGGCTTATTGCGAAACGAATCCCAAAGACACGTTTCGAAAACCCGAAGCCTTGGACGACATGGTGGTCCTGGATGTGAGCTACGCCCATTTCGGCGCTTTGTACGCCTCGTCCATCTTGGCGGAATTCGGCGCGGAGGTGATTCGCATTGAACCGCCGGCAGGGGATCTGGCCCGCAAGATGACGCCCTACGGCATCATGGTTAAGGACACGGGTTTGGCCTATCTGACCGAGGCGAGGAACAAGTTTCACATCACGCTGAACTTGGAATCTGCCGAAGGCCAGGCCATGTTTCGTACTCTGGCTTCCAAGGCCGACGTGGTCATCGAAGGCTTTAAACCGGGGTATATGGACCGTCTCGGTCTCGGCTATGAGCAGCTGAAGGCCTTAAATCCTGGGTTAATCTATTGCGGGATGCACAGCATGGGCCATTTTGGGGAAGATTCGGAAAAATTCAGCAACCAGCCCGACTACGACATCGTGGCCCAGGCGCGCGGCGTCATCATGTCCGTTACCGGCGAACCGGATCTGGACCCTGAAGTGCCCCCCGAATACAAAAGGCCCCTCAAATCCGGTAACTGGATGGGTTGGTATGTGGGTGGCGCCTGGGCGGCTTTCGGTATTCAAGCGGCCATGCTGGTTAAAAGGCGCACCGGAAAAGGGCAGTTCGTGGACTGCTCGCCGCCCGAAGGACTTCTCTCCATTTCCAACTACCTGATGCAGTACTACCACATGAGCGGCAACGAAATGCCTCGAGCCGGCAATTACGACTACGCCGTCTTTCCCTACACCTATGTGAAGTGCAAAGACGGGTACACCTTTATGTCTGGGTTTACGGATCCCAACTGGGCCGCTCTGTGTGAAATCATGAACCGGCCCGATCTGCAAAAGATGTTTCCCACCATCAAGGAACGGCTGACGCCGGAAAACCAGCCAAAAATCCAGCATGAAATTGAAAAGTTTACCGAAAACTACACGTCGGAAGAAATCCTGCAAATGCTCACCGAATACAGTCGGCGCCCCGACAAAAAGGGCACCGTGGTGACGGGACGACTGGAAACCCCCACGGATGTGCTGACCCGTGAGCACTGGCGGGTACGGGAAACTTTTGTCAGACGCAAAGATCCTTACTACGGCGAACTGGTCATTCAGAATTCATCCTTTAAGTCCATGAGCCGCACGCCGGGGCGCATCAAGTGGATCTGCCGCCCTGTGGGTGGGGACAACGAGTTCATCTACCAAAAGTATCTTGGCCTCGGGAAAGGCAAGCTACAGCAACTTAAAGAAAAAGGCATCATCTAA